A single region of the Sciurus carolinensis chromosome 16, mSciCar1.2, whole genome shotgun sequence genome encodes:
- the LOC124966755 gene encoding V-type proton ATPase subunit G 1-like — protein sequence MARQSQGIQQLLQAEKRAAEKVSEARKRKNRRLKQAKEEAQAEIEQYRLQREKEFKAKEAAALGSHGSCSTEVEKETQEKMTILQTYFRQNRDEVLDNLLAFVCDIRPEIHENYRING from the coding sequence ATGGCCAGGCAGTCGCAGGGCATCCAACAGCTGCTGCAGGCGGAGAAGCGGGCCGCTGAGAAGGTGTCGGAGGCCCGCAAGCGAAAGAACCGGAGACTGAAACAGGCCAAAGAAGAAGCTCAGGCTGAAATTGAACAGTACCGcctgcagagggagaaagagtTCAAGGCCAAGGAAGCTGCGGCCCTGGGATCCCATGGTAGCTGCAGCACTGAAGTGGAGAAGGAGACCCAGGAAAAGATGACCATCCTGCAGACCTACTTCCGGCAGAACAGGGATGAAGTCTTGGATAATCTCTTGGCCTTTGTCTGCGACATCCGACCAGAAATCCACGAAAACTACCGCATAAATGGATAG
- the Eddm13 gene encoding epididymal protein 13, with amino-acid sequence MCHLEPVLKMSPVFLLFLGLAEACIPREVAIEEKIKLLKGIVGLMSRLSPDGLRHINPSKMLPLAPPQGQHQHPTGSPAPRSTQNYPHPFPALQRLRRLFLDVETARPHLAESPWLLEEARLQQGMRLHQQRQPCAAGLAGISSSACDESRCLSAWSRARGLTPVSLFALHLRWNLAAFPPQTGPKKKMQTQGQTEAASPAAGPGEQTQPDPKVRGRLTSDWDFPSSSWPISHGLNTVLCPWTTLASGRTEILGLLSLQVLNEETSDCKEEVKPAMATVLPKKLTPKKNNWNFLRCAYMMMTFLFVSYNKGDWCYCHYCNPELDARNDPCCAF; translated from the exons ATGTGCCACCTGGAGCCGGTTCTGAAGATGTCCCCGGTGTTCCTGCTTTTCCTGGGCCTGGCAGAAGCCTGCATCCCTCGTGAGG TTGCAattgaagaaaaaa TCAAAC TGCTGAAAG GGATCGTGG GTCTGATGAGCAGGCTGTCCCCGGATG GTCTCAGACACATCAATCCCTCCAAGATGCTTCCCTTGGCTCCCCCACAAGGTCAGCACCAGCACCCCAcaggctccccagccccaaggtcGACCCAGAACTACCCCCACCCGTTCCCCGCTTTACAACGCCTCCGTCGCCTGTTCCTCGACGTGGAGACTGCACGCCCGCACCT GGCAGAGTCTCCATGGCTCCTGGAGGAAGCGAGACTCCAGCAGGGCATGCGTCTTCACCAGCAGCGTCAGCCCTGTGCTGCTGGGCTCGCGGGCATCTCCAGCTCTGCCTGCGACGAGTCGCGGTGCTTGTCAGCATGGTCCAGAGCCCGAGGCCTCACGCCTGTTTCTCTCTTTGCTCTGCATCTCCGCTGGAACCTGGCTGCCTTCCCGCCTCAGACAGGACCGAAGAAGAAA ATGCAGACGCAGGGGCAGACAGAGGCCGCCAGCCCTGCTGCAGGGCCAGGGGAGCAGACCCAGCCAGACCCCAAGGTCCGTGGAAGACTCAC GTCTGACTGGgactttccctcctcctcctggcccaTCTCTCATGGACTCAACACTGTCCTGTGCCCCTGGACCACACTTGCTTCTGGACGGACAGAGATCCTGG GCTTGCTGAGTCTACAGGTGTTGAACG aAGAAACCAGTGACTGTAAGGAAGAAG TCAAGCCCGCCATGGCCACCGTCCTTCCCAAGAAGCTCACCCCGAAGAAGAACAACTGGAACTTCCTCAGATGTGCCTACATGATGATGACCTTCCTCTTTGTGTCCTACAACAAAGGAGACTGG TGCTACTGCCACTACTGCAACCCAGAACTGGACGCCAG AAACGACCCTTGCTGTGCTTTCTAG